The Coffea arabica cultivar ET-39 chromosome 6e, Coffea Arabica ET-39 HiFi, whole genome shotgun sequence genome contains the following window.
AATTAGTTCATGAAAGTGACGAAGGAAAAGGCATAACAGAAAATTAAGCAATGGAGCTACGACTCAACAGCAGCATGTAGGGTGGGTGAATCACTATCATCCAAAAAATGACAAGCTACATCTACTCCACATTTAAGTGTCCCtggaagaaaatgaaataaatatcaattttgaagaaacaaatttcaatCCTAGCAATAGTACAGCCttaagaaattagaacaagcaTACCTCAAAAATGCCTCACATGGGTTCAGATCCCCACATGGACTCTCATCACAATAACAGTACAACTACTGTGTGCCTCTATCTCTGCTCTAGTCTAATCCGCAGCTCTTCTTTTGAACGAAGTATGATAGTTCTCAACAAGCAAAGAATTCAATGTACTAATTTACAACTGAGTGAGCTCCTGTTGGTTCTCCATAGACTGCCTAAGTATAAACTCAGCTCTCCTTTTTTTGTCATCTTTCTCATCATTATGGCCAAACCAAGATGCTGTTCTTCCAGAACCCCTGTTTCTGAGTCTCAGATCCAACAAATCACCTAAAACCTTTTTCCCAGTTTTGAACTCCAAACAGACTGCAGGTCTTTTGTCTGGAAGAGTTTTTTCCACATCATGTCCTGATTCAGAAGGCCCATCCTTCATTGCCTCAATAGCTGGAGCAAATGCCTCCAACAAAGAAATGTGATTTTCCCCATCTGCTTGATTCCTAACCGTATCAGGAAGAATGACAGGAGAGACATCTTTCTCTCCAGCTTGTAAAGGCTTGGCAAGAAATGGGTTTTCACTTGCATTAGGTTGCATTTCCAGCCTGCTATCATGAGGTTCCGTGGTAGAGGTCGATGCTATCACATCACCATTACACACCAACCTCTGTTGCAAACTCAATAAAGATCTCTCTGCCTTCCGTCTTTGCCTAGCTAACTCAATCTTATCAGCACGAGGATCCGTCACCCTCTCATTCCAGACAGGCGAGTGTCGATATGTGTGGGGATCAGGAAATGCAGGCAGCCAATCTGGTATTTGCTTGAATTCTGGTGTCTCGCCCATCTGCAAGAAACTAggtatcagtttcctagctctgACAACAGGAAATTGGGGGACAGGCTGAGCAAATGGAATCTCCTGAGCAGACTCAACGTAGTCCATGATCTCCCTCAAGGCACCAGATTCTATGACGCAATTAGGAGCCTCTGAGGCACCCAAAACCCCTCGCAACAGCCCAAAATCTTCCATCCCCTGAATTATATCAAACACATTACACTCAGTCCTGCCTGCTGAATTAGCATATGAACTTGCGGTTTTCCCTAGGTCACAAAGATACCTAACTGCAATATCAGAAAGAGATTCGAGAGCTGACTCGTTAAAGCTCTCAAATCCCACACTTTCACATATCTGCGCCACCGCAATTTTTGCAATTGCTCGGCCGAACTCATTGGCGCCCGATCGGCTAATAGCAGGGTTAATATCAATTACATTGTCTATCTCTCTCGCACTCTCCTCATTGCCTCCATCGCTCATATTCAGAAAACTCTTGAATCATTTAGGGGGTTGGACGAATCGATAGAACTTTCATTCAGCTCAATATTTTAACGAAATTGACTCCAATGATAATAGACGCAAGTGCTGAGAAAGAGGTACAAAAACCCTAGATTTCGTAATTGAATTCAAAGCGAATCAGAAATCAACCGTTGTGTATTCTCACACACCTGATTGAAAGAAAAGCCGTGAATCTATATTCGGTATGATTTAGAGAACTTACCGCTGAAATTGACGGTGGCAGGACACAATTGTGGATTTGAAAATTGCAACAATGAGGTGATGGGTAGGAATGTATGAATCCGTCCAGTCCATATATCTGCGATGGAATTCTAGGGTTTCAGGAAGCTTTAAAAGGGAGGAGCTTCAAGGATAACTTCTTAGGGTTTATAGACGAATAGTGAGTGATAAACCCTGCTCCTGGTGAGTGAGTTGAGGAAGGAGATCAAATGAGTACCGAGGAGAGGGATTCGGGAGACAAGTCAAAACTAGAGAAGGTGAAGAGGCCTTATTTATAGATCTTTCAATGTCTAATCCTACAGTGTTGTTATGACACTTCAACCTCTCAAGTTTTGCCGTATTTGCCTTTCACCCCTCAATCACACCAACTATTTTAGGGGCAGGACGTCCTCTTCCTCTCCTAAGTCCTaacccccctttttttttaaaaaaaccaaTTTCTCAATTTATCTTATCCACTAAAAGATTATTTCGACACGCATCCGTAGTTCCAATAATTGAAGCTAATTTACCATCTCCATAAATATTTGGGTTAATCTTTTTTGAGCatattatgtaaaatttaaattaaaaatttaactCTGTACATATGTCATGAATCTAATGATGATCGTATATACATTGTAATTGTGTATAAGATTCACTCTAAATATTTTAGTAAAACCCCTTGAATGCTTAAGTTTATAACAAACTTTTTGTTTGGACATCTTGAAAGTTGTAAGAATGTTTTGTTTGGCTTAGTTGCAAGTTTAATCATGAAGTGAGCgagtttattaatttatttagcTTGGTAATTAGGTTATAACTTTGGTAAACTAGTAGTTGAGTTTATTATTCTAGAGTATCTCCTGGTAGGATTTCCTTGcggagagttttctttttttttttgtcattgttgtatgagatttgaaaattttcatatatgATTTTGTAGATTTGAAagatttttacttttattatgtTAGATTTAGATTTCTCGTTAGCCTTGTTATTTGtatgattatttttttcttgcccACTCATATTTAGTTTAGATTCATAATTATATTTTCTGCCATTAGTGTAGATTCAttgcaacaaaaatttgaagTATGAATCAGCTTAGTTCGATGAAGTTCTTGCAAGATTAAACGGCTTGATTGAGGGCGGTTGTCCTCGAGAATAATCTATTTATACTAAACCAAATAAAAACCTAAGAAGGGGAAAATTGGGAAAACGAAAATGGAAATGGAAATTTGACCTCTCAATAGTctctaaaaaaaagaaaacgtaTAATGCATAGCAATAAAAGGGCAATGACTGTAAAATGTGTATAATTTGAGTAGCATTTAGGGAATTAGTAATATTTCCAAGGTTGCGAATTGCTATTAACTCTGGATAAGGCAGCGGTTCGTTGCCCAACCCACCAAAATCCGTCGGAGCACAGAGAGAGAAGTAAATCAGTGAAGAAGAAGCGGAGGGAGGCggcccaaaaagaaaaaaacgaGTGAAAATGGAGAAGTACTTTGGGAGTCCATACAGAGGTGACCCGGGAGTCCCCCACTCCGACCCTGATCGGTTCGTCAACATATGGGTAGGATCCGCCATCTTCTCTGCTCTCACCTGGACCAATCCCTACATGTGGACACTGTCTAATCAGTTCAAGTAAACTCCCCCCTTCCTTTCGCCACTCATATGAATGTGGATAATCAAGTAGATAATAAACTAGTGTTCTTAGTAGCTAGGGCTTCTTTTAACCTTGATTGTCTGCATATGACAAACAAGCCTTTCATGGTCTCGTGTTGGATTACTCCAATCTTACCAGGATTTGACCTTAAGTTGATGAGATGTGCAAATACAGAACTTGTGGTCCGAAATCTATTGGTGAAGCTATTTGTGTTTATTATCTACTTGATTATACACATTGCTGAATCTGTCAAGTGTATTTTAAGTATAAAATGTACTACTACTGCTACTACATTTTACATTATGTGCATAAACTTTTATTGAAATCTTTTTTATACTCTAGGATCTCCCTGAGAGGTTCTTATGAAGGACACGGTCGCAAGCAAACATATCTTGCTAATGGTGAAATCCATTAAGCAAGAGAGCAAGATAGCACGCAACAATCTGGGGACAGTCATGTTTCATTTGTTATGGGTTGGGAATAACATAACTGACTCTTTCTTATCTTATTAGATAGctatttatggtgaatttccaTCTAATTGTTTTGGTTTGATGCAAGTTAAAAGATGCTATATCGAAGGTAGGACTTTGAGAGGAATATCTATGTCAAGAATTGTTGGTATGTTGTAGTATTTCTACGATATGAAAGAGAGAGTTCCATGCATGTGAGTCTTGCAATTTGAATTGTTCTGTAAGTTCTTCTTGAATCAAGTGGCAGCTTGGAGACAGCCGGAAATTTTTAGACTGTACCTCATTTTTCACTAGAAATTGCAAAAAGGTCGTCGTACTTTCACCTGGTAATATGTAACAAATAGATAGGCTGAGAATATTATTTGAGACAAAGAATTGGAGCAGTAGAGAGGCATGCATTTGCTTCATGTGAAGAGGGAAGAGGTCTGTCCAGGTTCAAGGGCGAGACCTCTCCCCTCCTACGGTTTCTTTGGCCTTTCACAGATTCTCCTAAAATTGATGATTGTTACCAGCTTTAGATTAGTTCTTGGTTGGATCTGTTCTCCAATTTTTGTGTTTAGGGCTTCGCtgccttgtcactgtgaatgcTTAGAGCGTGTTTTCTGACTCTTGATCTACTTGTGATTTTAATGCATAGTTGGCATGACAAGGCAATGCTGTTTGAGCAGTATCACTGGAAGAAAGCACTTGAGAAGGGACAGCCCTACAAATTCAAGGTAATGAATGCATTTGAATCCATTCAACTGATGGAGTGCCTGGTACAGTTAGATGATTTGATTAGAGTGTTATGCATGGTTTGAGCGCCCTCTTCTTTCTATTCTCGTGGGTGGACAGTAGCTGCTAGTAGTTCTTTCTCTGGTTCTTATGAATTTCATTTTGATTGTTTTTGCAGTGGAATGAGTTGGACAAAGAAGTACGAGACTCGTACTACTTCAACTGGCCTGTCTACTTCCCATAGCTTGTTCTGCGTTCctgcattttatttcctttcattatCAACTCGACACAATTGTTACGTTTTTGTTCTCAATTAATCAAAAGAAACATCTTCCGGACTTGTGTTTTTAAGGTTGCCGCGAGTACTTAGCTGCAACTGAGATAGCATCAgaatccttttttttctctttggtTTTTTGTTGTTATTGCTTTTTGCATGGTTTATTCTGCTACATTCTTATTGATTTGGGGCTTATTTTAAACAGCTTGATATCAACTATTATGGGCTTTTATCAAGCTAAAAGCTGTTGTTACCATTGAGCGTCGTTCTTTTAGTTAGGTCTAGTGTGGAGGAAAGATTCAATCTACAATTTGGTTTGCCTAAACCTTGGAGATATAATAATTATCCCTTGATGAAGGGTCCACTTTCATTCCAATGGCTGTTTCGAGGGCTGAATATTGACCTCTTcgtttttcccttttgttgttTTGGTAGCAGGAAGGATAACCTGAGGTTATCATGAATTGCAAATTAAGCTGTAGAGACGGGTCAATTCCCTTGTAAAGCATATAAAGCAAGCAAACACTGGCCTAAACATTACTTCTGTTCTGCTGATTTTTGGAGACGCTGCAAGTTACTGTAATTTACTCTTTACTTAATGGCCAGAATGAAGTTTCGATTGTTGGACGGATTCTAAAAATCGAGGATGAATTAACCTTTTGGTTTGAGAACTTCTACGTGTAAATGTCATGCTGAAaggagaaaattaaaaaaaaaaaaaaaaaaaaaaaagaagaaaaagttcaAGATCTCCAAAATGGGCTCCTAGCTGGGCCAGCTCCATACTGGACGGAAGCGCTGGTGAGCGCTGCTGAATGCGTGGCGGCCCGATTATAGACGCTTGCTTGCCAGTGGTAGAACCACGTCTTCATCTCTCGCTGTCTCATATCCTATTCCTAccctcaaaattcattaaaatgagaaaaatcaataaatatATAAGGATCGTAGCGATGCTTGTTTTCAATTCCTGTAAAAACAGAAAGTGTTCTGCGAGTTCCGAGAAAGTTGAAGCCAAATGGGCTTTCCCCTTCTTTACCAGCATCCGCCATTATCTATTACCACGTTGATGCCCGCTTCTGGGCCCAAGTTCCCGGTTTACCCGAAATATAAAGCATCAGCGACGGAAAAAGAAATCTCCATCTTTGGCCAAAAATCAACACAACTCCTCTCGTCAAAATGGTTTGCTGATAATCTTCGGTCCGGGCCGGTTAACTTTTTCCTCTCGGGCTCTCTAGCTCTCGCACTTTCTCTGGCGGGTAAGTATGTAACTTTAATTCAGCATCATCTGGAACGCATAATCTTGAACACTGGCCATTCTTTCATTCACGGTTTGGTTTGTTTTGTCCTTACGTTGTGTCGTGTGCAAGTTTTATGTGCTGGGATTGCAAGTCAAACTCCAGCTTTTTTATTTTGGTCGGATTTCTTTGTTGAACCTGCAAATGTGTAAGCATGATGGAGTCATGATTTCACTATTTTCGTGTTCGGTTATTGTGATTTTGATTTCCCATGCTACGGGATGTTATTGTCTGGTTGGTAGCTAATAAACGATAAACTACCTAGGTTTAAATGCCCATTATTGATCTTTGATGGGTTAGTTCCATTTGTAGTTTGATAGAATCTCTGTGTTGTCTCTTTTGATGAAACTTggaccaaaataaaaaagaaaaaaacatgcTTTTGACATGCAAATTAATCAGTAATTTATTGTAATCCTAAAGATTGCAGAAtggtatatatatattcttaagaGAATGCTTACTTCTCTTAACAATTTAAAGTATTTTTAATGCTTGAATGTCTGTGATGgggggaaaaaatggaaaaagggaACCATTTTCCATATCAAAATAGACATGTAGGGGAGAGCTACGCATCAATACTTAGGGGGAAGTTTGTTGTGTTTTTGAGGTCTTAGATGATAATTATACATATTACTTCACTGCTAGATTGTTGAAGTTTATTGCGTGTGTAATGATGAATTTGTACTCTTATGGACCTTCTATTAGTCTTGTACTAGTCTATTGTTTAGCTTCCAATGCACTTCATACTTGTTACTCTTATGGGCTCTTTTGCAGTAAAATGCCCCTCATTGGACAGTAAATGTAAAAGGGACATTGAGGAATTATCATTGTGATGAACACATTCTGTATGGTTATTGAGGCCTTCTGCATTAATTAAGCTGTGGATGAATAAAAGTAACAAATAACTTGTAGGAGTTGGAATTGCTGAGGGAAAGGTTGGGGTTAACAAGCCAGAATTGCTTCCTAAGGAGTTTACACCAGTTATTGATGTTGCTGGATTCCTCTCAGATGGCCAGGTTCGTGACTGTTTCTGTTAAATGTAGGACACATATGTAGATATTGGGTACTCTGTGATTAGTATCCTTATGCTTTTCCACTGTTACTAAtaattctttccttttgttcCTGTGCATGTCCCATTGCAACGTACATTTTTGTGCTTTCCTGATTCCATGGTGTCTTGACCAATAGAATGAATTTGCCCGTGTTGATTACTTCTCTAGCATGTTTTGCATAAATGAGTTCTGAATTCAGCTTCAGTCAGCAACATCACATTCAGAAACTGTAGTTCTTTGTCATTCTAAATGCGTGAATGAGCTTCATAAGTTGCCAACTCTCCTTCCTAAAATGTGCTATTCTTCTGAACTAAACTCACTCGGTTTGAAAGAAACCTCTGGAAGCTAGTTTTGCCCAGCACTATCCTGGTTGTTCAGATGGTTGGGAGTCTGGTTCGTGAATGTACACAAGATGTAGTTGCTTTAAGAGTCAGCCTTGTGGAGTAATTTACTACTGAACGTGAACTCCCTTTACTCCAGTTAAACTATCCCTAGCTTGAAGTTTGAACACATGTTGATAGCAAAACAAAGCAACACTCAAGACTCCAACCCCGTGAAAGCTCTTTAACTCTCCAATGGATGTAGGAATGGAGCAACTTAAGACCAAGGCTattgcactttgcttaacctgcacaaaataagaaacaCTAAGCAAAGCAAAGTTAAGATTGTTAGTAGACAAATAAGTACTCCCACTAATTCcctcaatttttgcaatcataCTCTCCATCTCAAGCGAACTCTCACTCATCTTTTCACTCAAGCACAATTCACTCTCTTTTTCATTATCACTCCCCTTGATTATTATTTCATGTACATTCACACTTGGTATATTACTGTGCTCACTCTCAACTTCCTCCTCCTATTCCTCAATTTCAATAATGATTTCTTCAAATTCAACTTCACTTTGGATGAACTTAGGTGGATTTTCATTGGCAACGGTGTCCATAAAGTTCATATTAGAAGATGCCTGAGTATTGCATTTAGTTTTCTCCTTTACTTGCTTCTCATGTAGAAGTCGTTGGTGGATATCCCACCATGACTCCTCATGTGACTCATTCTTAGAAGTAGGTGTGGAATTTGTCAGATGAAACTCCTGTTTCCTCCTTTGAAGTCGCTTTTCAATTTTAATCACCATACTTACCACATCCTTCAACTTCatatgaggtagaatttcaataTGATCGACAATCTTTCTATTCAAACGATCCAAAAATTGGTCAATGGTAGTGTCTAGATCTTCTTCAATCCCAGCTTGCTTCATTATTGACTCTATCTCTTCAAAATACTCAACCACGGTCTTAGAACTTTGATTAAGTAAGTGGAATTTTTGCAGCAACTCTCTAAAATAAGTAGGAGTATATCTCTTAAGCATTATCTTCTTCAATGCACTCCAAGTGGCAATTGATGGTAGACTACATAATCGACGTTCCTTCACAAATTGATTCCACCATGTTAAAGCATAATGATTAAAAGCACGGGTAACCAATTTTACCTTCTCCTTCTCAGTATAAGATGTAGTTGCTTTAAGACTCAGCCTTGTGGAGTAATTTACTACTGAACGTGAACTCCCTTTACTCCAGTTAAAAGTCATTcctgattttgaagaaaaatgttcCGATGGATGGAAAGGTGTCATGGAAAACTTATTTCTCCAGGGTGGAAGTCTGTTCTGTTGGTAACTTATTTGCTAGTTATGTTGTGCCTAACAAATAAAAGTGCACTAGTTTTACTGCATGATGATGACTAACTAGGCAGGGTGTCTTAATTTTGTCAAATATCGGCAGGAGAATAGACTTGCAGAGGAGATTGCTGCAATTGAAAAggatactggatttaaattGAGAGTTTTGGCACAGAACTACCCTGATACACCTGGTATAAGCATTGAATTTCTGATTAGCATACAGCTCTTAAGATAGTGATTCCATGTATTAAGAGaaatttctcttccaacttGTTTCAGGGTTAGCAATCAAAGATTTCTGGAAGGTGGATGATAGAACTATTGTTTTCGTGGCTGATCCCACCTTCGGTAAAGGCCTGATATTACTGCCTTATGATCCCTTATCTGTGTTATTatacttacttttttttttttgggtcttctGTATCTCAGGAAACATATTGAATTTTAATGTTGGGGCTTCGGTAGATATAGATGTACCTCGTAGCTTTTGGGGACGTTTGGCAGGCAAATATGGAAACATGTTTTACTGGAAAGAGAAGGTGAGTTTAATGCATTCACAATCAGAAtcaatttgtttattttaatcAGGATTGTTAGAAACCAAAAGCCGTTATACCCAATACATGTGACAGGGAGAAGATGCATCTATTGAAGCTGCTGTTGTGGCAATAAGGAACTGCTTAAGAGAACCAGTAGGTGCTAACAATTGCTCTGAGGTGAAATAATATGTCTCCAGGATACTGCAGAAATTGTGTCCACCCTTTACTCACTGTGACAGAATAATAGTATTCTCGATGAAGTTGCAGTCGTATCGGAGCCACGGTGCGACGAAAGCGTGAGAGGGAGGAAGAATGAAGGTTCCTGTTTCTGGCAATAGCAAGCAAAGCTGCAGTTGCACAAATCTATCTAATGGCACTCCATGGGTGGAGGGAGGATGTAAAGCAGCATACTGTTGATATGTGAGAAATTACTTGTTTGCGATTGGAAGTCTGATAGGGAAAGGGCTGATTGCAGCAATTATTGTATTCTTTGAGAAATAGGAGCACTGAATGTTCTCTACAGAACAACCAAATACTTGAAAACATATGTTACAAGTGAGGTAACATGGAACACTCACACGCATTCCCCTAAGCCATACGGTCCTCCTTTAGTGTAAAGACTTTGATCGAGCGTACACATAAGTGCACCTGAAATATGTTATCGCAAGTCTCATGCTTGCGGTTCTATAGAACGACGCCTGAAGTGATATCACAGTAAATTTCAGATGGCACTAAATTTTACcctcaaaaatatatatatataacttgcTATATGCACTTTAATATTCAGTATACATAATACAGGGTTTAGCGCCGCCctgatatttattttatttaagaaCACCCAAAACATCTAATACTTGTGTAGGTGTTTAATGAACTTAAAAGTACCGAAAAACAAATATTTTCTTCCCTCTCCTAAGCCAAACCGGCAGAGCATTTATTTCCACTAATAATACTGGCAGTATAAGTAGCAGCATTTATTCTCTGCCTCCGTCGGGAGGAGGGCATTTGATCAAACAGTTGGCCTTCGCTCAAACCCTGTCCCCGGGTCGTCAGTACAAGGAAATGTCCGGAAGCCAGTGACAGCTGCAGCAGGTGGGCCCCTCCGACACCGCTGCTCCATCTCCTGAACCTTCTCGGGAGGCCCTGAAAACAAGGCCTCCACTGAGCCATCCCGTCGGTTGCGAACCCAGCCCTTCAACCCCAACTCCGTGGCATTTTGCACAGTCCAATCCCGGTAGAAAACCCCCTGCACTCTTCCCTTTATCGCAACCCTTTCCTAAGTAAAGGGGGGGAAAAAAGTCCAACAAAACTGTTATATGACAGCTAAAAACTCGATAAATTGTccagaaaacaaaaactaaaaaaaaaaaaagagggggggCTTACGGTTTTAGTGGGGGGATTGGAATTGGATTCGGGAGGTGGAGTGGCTAAGGAGGACATAGGAGATGAGAGAGAATGTGTACGAGGTCGAAGCAGAGGACATAGAGGAGGACTAGGAATAGGAATAAAATAGCGAATCGGAAGAGAATGTAAATGAAGAGGAAGAGTATTAGGATGTAGAAGAAGAGGAAGCTGGGTGGGTCGTCGTGTTCCGTGTAGTAGAT
Protein-coding sequences here:
- the LOC113697547 gene encoding transcription initiation factor TFIID subunit 8; this encodes MSDGGNEESAREIDNVIDINPAISRSGANEFGRAIAKIAVAQICESVGFESFNESALESLSDIAVRYLCDLGKTASSYANSAGRTECNVFDIIQGMEDFGLLRGVLGASEAPNCVIESGALREIMDYVESAQEIPFAQPVPQFPVVRARKLIPSFLQMGETPEFKQIPDWLPAFPDPHTYRHSPVWNERVTDPRADKIELARQRRKAERSLLSLQQRLVCNGDVIASTSTTEPHDSRLEMQPNASENPFLAKPLQAGEKDVSPVILPDTVRNQADGENHISLLEAFAPAIEAMKDGPSESGHDVEKTLPDKRPAVCLEFKTGKKVLGDLLDLRLRNRGSGRTASWFGHNDEKDDKKRRAEFILRQSMENQQELTQL
- the LOC140009311 gene encoding uncharacterized protein, whose translation is MEKYFGSPYRGDPGVPHSDPDRFVNIWVGSAIFSALTWTNPYMWTLSNQFNWHDKAMLFEQYHWKKALEKGQPYKFKWNELDKEVRDSYYFNWPVYFP
- the LOC140009310 gene encoding thylakoid lumenal 15.0 kDa protein 2, chloroplastic-like, which encodes MGFPLLYQHPPLSITTLMPASGPKFPVYPKYKASATEKEISIFGQKSTQLLSSKWFADNLRSGPVNFFLSGSLALALSLAGVGIAEGKVGVNKPELLPKEFTPVIDVAGFLSDGQENRLAEEIAAIEKDTGFKLRVLAQNYPDTPGLAIKDFWKVDDRTIVFVADPTFGNILNFNVGASVDIDVPRSFWGRLAGKYGNMFYWKEKGEDASIEAAVVAIRNCLREPVGANNCSEVK